AACTAAAACCAGAAGATTTATTATTACCCTCTGCTAATCCCGACCAAATTGCCGCAGTAGAAGCGGTACTTTCTGCCGATGATTTAGTGCTAATTCAAGGGCCACCAGGTACGGGAAAAACAACAGTTATTGCTGAAATTTGTTACCAAATTGCTTTACGAGGCGGACGAACTTTGATTGCTTCGCAAGCAAATTTAGCAGTAGATAACGCACTCAGCAGATTAATTCACAATCCGGTAATTCGTGCTTTACGAAAGGGACGCGCAGAAAGAGTTGAGGAAGAAGGGTTGCCATTTTTGGAGGAACAAGTAATTGGTACTTGGCTGAAAAATACGGCTGAGGATTGCGAAAAGCGGCTGACGAAAAGAAAAGAAAATGTAGATTTTTTTCGTCAGTTATTAGCATCGACAGAAAAATTTACCAGTTATTTGAAAGCTGAAGAAGCTATCGAACGCAATCTAAGAACCTGGCAAAATCGCCTGGTTAGAATAGACGGAGAGGTAAAAGAGGTTATAAGACAAAAAGAGGAAATTAAAGCACAGCAAACTCAGCTTAATTCGATTGTTTCAGATTTGGATTTCCTCCTAGAATCTGCTGAATCATTCAATTGGGAGGATGCTGGAGTATTTTATCCTTTTTTCGAGCTAATAGATGGGTTAAAAAAATCCGCAGTTGCTCATAATTATTTAAAAGAGTTTAAAGATAACGTGCAAACAGCGTTAAGTTTAGCTAAGAGATTGGGTTTGGTTTATCCTAGCGCTCGACAAGAATTTAGTTTAGAATTTGGTGCAGTATTTCAGTTAGCTTATTGGCTACATAAAGGCGTTCCTAGTTCGGTTTCAGAAGCTGGGAGGGGACTGGCGGAAGCTAAAAGTGCGATCGCATCAATTAACGAAACTCAAAAAGCCATACAAATTTATCAGCAGCATGCTGCCAATGTTGCTCAAATGCAAAGAAATTACCAGCAAATGTTGGCAGAACAACAAAATAACCAAAACCGCAGATTCGATGAAATTTGGCAGCAAATAATTGCAAATATTCAGTTGGGATCTATTAAAGCTTTACTCAGCCAACATGGTTGTTTGCTATCGTATAATGGTGAAACATTGCAAATAGGCATTAGTTCTCAGGGTTTGTTGAAATTAGCCCAACAGAAATTACCCGATATTAGAGTTGCCATTATTAAAGCTTTCAATCAAGATTTAAGAGTGGGATTAGTAGTAGGAACAGCTAACTCACAAAGCGCATCTACTCAGCTATTTAATGAAGACTTAGCCAATCTAAAAAGGCAAATGTCCGAATCTCAAAGGCAATTAGAAAATTTACGTCAACAGGCTGAGACAAAGGCTAGACATTGCCGATCGCTTTTAACAGAATTGAAACAGTTTGAACAATTACCAGATAGTTTACGTGCTGTAATAGAAAGATGCCTACAAAGTACCTCTATTTCAACTGTTTTAGAGCAATTACCAACATTATCCGCGCAGGTAAGTGACTGGGAGAGTGGTATTAATAAGCTGACGAGTTTGGTTTCTTTATTAGACCCTTTGGTTACACTATCAAATCTCAAAAATAATCTCAATAATCATCTTTCAACTTTACGAAAAGACTATGAAAATGCTAACAAGAAAGTTAAGGAATTACAAAAGCAAATAGATGAAATAGATACACAAATACAACAAAAGCCATCAGAAAATTTAATTAGCGATCGCAAATGGTGGGAATCAGCATGGCAAGCAATACCCGATCGATTAAAACCACCAGTTCCTTCAACAGGTTTATCCGATCCAACTTTTTTACGCACAGTAAAAGCGCAATTCGACGCTTGGCAAAAAGAATTAGAAAAAGAAGAAGCTTATCTCAGTCGCTACGAAAATCTAGTCCAAGATTGGATTCAAAAATTACGCAATCCCTCCGTACAAGATCGAAGCGAATTGCGACGAACTTATATTGATAATACTAACGTTATCGGCATTACTTGCGTGCAAGCTGCTGGATATAGTTTTGCCAGAGAATTCAATAACTTTGATGTAGTAATTATTGATGAAGTCAGTAAATGTACGCCGCCAGAGTTACTAATTCCAGCGCTAAAAGGCAAGAAATTAGTTTTAATTGGTGACTATCGTCAATTACCGCCAATGCTGCATGAAAATAGCATAGAAGAAATTGCTGAAGAAATGGGAACTACTAGAGAAGAAATGGCATTTTTAGAACAATCTCTGTTTAAAAGACAATTTGAAGCTGCCAATCCAAGTATTAAATGTAAGTTAAATATTCAGTATAGGATGCACCCGATTATTATGGGTGCGATCAATCAGTTTTACGACGATCGCCTGCAATGTGGAATTGTAGATTACGATCGACAACGCGCACACAATCTGAATGGCAAAATTATCCAACAAAATCACCATCTAATTTGGGTCAAAATGCCATTAGAACAAGGTTTTGAAGAAAGACAAGAAGGAACGTCAAGAGTAAATATTAAAGAAGTTGATGTAATTGAACGTTTGTGTCAGCAAATGGAAGAAGCTTGGTTTATCAAAGTTGCTGCTGGAAATCCCCGCAAAGAAATAGGGATAATTACTTTTTACGGCGCTCAATTGAGACTAATTGAAGAAAGAATAAATCCCAAAAATTTTCCTTCCTTGCAAATAAGAACTGGTACAGTTGACCGATTTCAAGGTATGGAACGTGCAGTAGTTATTGTTAGCATGGTTCGCAATAACAGGAAGAAAGATGTAGGTTTTGCCAAAAAGTTAGAACGGGTGAATGTGGCTTTTTCTCGCGCTCAAGAATTGCTAATAGTTGTAGGTTGTCATTCCTTATTTACTCAGGAAGCGCGAGGAGTTGGCAGTATGTATTCTAATATTTCCGATATCGTGCGTCGTCATGGAGGCTTAATTGATGTTTCTCAAATATTCGATTAAGAAAAACCTAACCTCCCAACCCCCTTCCCTTGCAGGGAAGGGGGAGAAATACTTTCCTCCTGGCTTTGCTTTGGGGAGGGGTTGTTCAACATTGTGTCGTCATTGAGGATTAATAAATAAATGTTTCTAGCATCTTCTCCTAAACCAATTGATGCTAATTTAAAAGAAATTACAGACAAAATTGAGCAGCAAAGTCCAGGTTTATCTGTCTTAGCAGCGCGTCAATTTCGCTATAGCGTTTCCCAAGTAACCGTAGAAGTGACTATTAGCGAACCGCGTAAATTTAATGTACTCGAAGAATTTATTCTTCGCGCTGGAATTGAACTCGATCCGCCGCCAACAATGGATGAATTAGCAAATGTACTGGGACTCGATCCTGTATTCGTGCAAAATACTACTAGAACGCTCCGATCTTTACAAACATTAGCATGGACGACTAATGGATCGATCGCACTTACTCCCCAAGGAAGACAATTTTACGAACAAGGTTCTGTTCCTCAACCCCCACAAACTAAACAAATTTATGCTATTATCGATCCATTAAACTGCAATCTTTTTTTCCTCGCTTCTCCTTTAAAAGAAACCAATATTGATTTACCAGAGTTACCAGATTCTCTGGCGATCGAGAATAGAAGTCCCAATATATACTCCTTGTCCCTTGAGGAATTTCAGCAAATAATTGAGGCTTCAAGTTTAGGAATTCACGCGCCAAAAGAAGGTAAAATTCTTACTGAAGCAAGCATAATAGATGAACCTACATCTATCTGGCAAGCCATCTCAATTTTCGTTATTTTCGATCTCCTTGAAGATAAAATAAACCTGCAAGTTAGACGCGGTAAACAGATATTAGAATATCCTTCAACTTGGCTGAATATTATGCAAGATGCAGGGATGATTTCTTTGCAAGAGTTGTTCTCTATTAGTGAAGAGAGTATTGGCAGCGATCGCAATCTACTGATGGAAGCGAAAAACGCGGAAGTTGAGGCAAGAATTGAAAAAATTAACCATATAGCAATTGAAAATGTTTTAGAAATTAGGATTAATCCAGAGCAAAATAAAACTGCGT
The Leptolyngbyaceae cyanobacterium DNA segment above includes these coding regions:
- a CDS encoding AAA domain-containing protein; this encodes MPIFSADPSNIGDLLQIIRDGYEINLMAGEYKGPFTIEKAIAIRGSGADTVIFAADEPALIVKVPGVRIENLAIARTVGGDKGEVALFAEAGTSPILKGVTLTGKAENALSEGASWDIPAVLDFGEVECDRLVQRSWQLQIGAPCEIVSDLSWLHVQPNYLSPGLQNLEISLNSKDILPGTNLSRFIFLADSEEFREIEITAKIKQTSSSTANVGSQGSKEQELEELGSQNFGYRFVGENGINNLIGDVEGKAAIERYFDFGEKRDRAEELLDKILGQEPRLFYLRRRGKGQEIGEEKWELTIATDLHDAELPAILQEQEKTLSLVAVVSHNGEGGLRVLSARLLPQDKGKADGFSLLYSIRLLRDRQHRIGIPRSVISNITNLPFYEEHLPTEEQLKAWQTFLNIEERIAKERQFCVPFINHNYGAATRKITFEIDAAKANIDSSSGIFLRADNFWQRAAKARNEDIQLLEIAADANGEQIEYRLGSIEEIDRDKKIIRIRIDAEIVDRIIEGNYQIPKQGFLSFEAAGDLSQIKRKKKALDELKKGNAQNPYLGEFFFDAAKARPLQKNIKLKPEDLLLPSANPDQIAAVEAVLSADDLVLIQGPPGTGKTTVIAEICYQIALRGGRTLIASQANLAVDNALSRLIHNPVIRALRKGRAERVEEEGLPFLEEQVIGTWLKNTAEDCEKRLTKRKENVDFFRQLLASTEKFTSYLKAEEAIERNLRTWQNRLVRIDGEVKEVIRQKEEIKAQQTQLNSIVSDLDFLLESAESFNWEDAGVFYPFFELIDGLKKSAVAHNYLKEFKDNVQTALSLAKRLGLVYPSARQEFSLEFGAVFQLAYWLHKGVPSSVSEAGRGLAEAKSAIASINETQKAIQIYQQHAANVAQMQRNYQQMLAEQQNNQNRRFDEIWQQIIANIQLGSIKALLSQHGCLLSYNGETLQIGISSQGLLKLAQQKLPDIRVAIIKAFNQDLRVGLVVGTANSQSASTQLFNEDLANLKRQMSESQRQLENLRQQAETKARHCRSLLTELKQFEQLPDSLRAVIERCLQSTSISTVLEQLPTLSAQVSDWESGINKLTSLVSLLDPLVTLSNLKNNLNNHLSTLRKDYENANKKVKELQKQIDEIDTQIQQKPSENLISDRKWWESAWQAIPDRLKPPVPSTGLSDPTFLRTVKAQFDAWQKELEKEEAYLSRYENLVQDWIQKLRNPSVQDRSELRRTYIDNTNVIGITCVQAAGYSFAREFNNFDVVIIDEVSKCTPPELLIPALKGKKLVLIGDYRQLPPMLHENSIEEIAEEMGTTREEMAFLEQSLFKRQFEAANPSIKCKLNIQYRMHPIIMGAINQFYDDRLQCGIVDYDRQRAHNLNGKIIQQNHHLIWVKMPLEQGFEERQEGTSRVNIKEVDVIERLCQQMEEAWFIKVAAGNPRKEIGIITFYGAQLRLIEERINPKNFPSLQIRTGTVDRFQGMERAVVIVSMVRNNRKKDVGFAKKLERVNVAFSRAQELLIVVGCHSLFTQEARGVGSMYSNISDIVRRHGGLIDVSQIFD